A single region of the Nicotiana sylvestris chromosome 6, ASM39365v2, whole genome shotgun sequence genome encodes:
- the LOC104218191 gene encoding putative late blight resistance protein homolog R1B-16 isoform X4, with the protein MTDLEAQIKEVAEAVEHTIQMTLTEALVANDEMQKEKAHGRLGDCLKQVAEDIDRVRKETKKIQDKGKKASNESLVLDSSTKDIPNLKNNMVGRDDERKRLLENLTRGFSGEPKVIPIVGMGGIGKTTLAKEVFNDASIRSHFDVRAWATISSQYNVKDIYVSLLLFTKETKDERVHMKDEAMLADMLQKSLKGKRYLIVMDDMWNSKAWDDVRQCFPSEDKGSRILLTTRNTEVACYAGTGNLSLQMDFMNPDESWKLFKCTGFADVSLPHEFETIGKHIVDKCQGLPLSIIVVAGLLSKSKRTLEDWKIVARDVMSFVTDDPDKQCLHVLGLSYNHLTNDLKACLLYFGIFPEDSEIPVKKLVSLWMAEGFLKLENDLQGEAEKCLQDLIDRCLVLVCKKSLDETKIRSCKVHDLVYGFCLREVQNEIFFSLRQLAPGNPDYIYSDHYRILFVPQLITQQTDGDDENSGNLVRSIFSLYSTYSTFILEPDIIHCNFLKILDLSPITLDIFPPPILCLSFLRYLVLSTRGGRFDIPPEICRLWSLRTFIVEGYRPTYVHFPEQIWELWQLRHLGVYQFDLLNPPSISVDEERCLEFSNIHTVSGLCVSSCTEEVISGIRNVKKLGIYADEYEFKTFHGSKLFDNLANLHQLETLSLKISVPLQTKINKVPLTIPSAKAFPATLKKLKLDNTCLRWEDMDIIGELPDLEVLKLMLNACCGQEWHPIAGGFTRLKLLLIKHNYHLKYWKATNDNFPVLERLVITYCTELEEMPIEFADMDSLQLIELSYCTAQLEASAARIQQEQEDLGNKPVDVRISDTYNPLLLQLPATFQHSCLPYQPLKVNWKMHKMLTVTCNEKMETID; encoded by the exons ATGACAGATTTGGAAGCACAGATAAAAGAAGTTGCAGAAGCTGTTGAACACACAATTCAAATGACACTGACTGAAGCTTTAGTGGCAAATGATGAAATGCAGAAAGAAAAGGCACATGGGAGGCTAGGTGATTGCCTAAAGCAAGTAGCAGAGGACATTGATCGTGTccggaaagaaacaaaaaagattcAAGATAAAGGCAAAAAAGCATCAAACGAATCTTTGGTTCTAGACAGTTCAACAAAAGATATCCCGAATTTGAAGAACAATATGGTGGGACGTGATGATGAAAGGAAAAGGTTGTTAGAAAATCTGACTAGAGGCTTCTCTGGTGAACCCAAAGTCATCCCAATTGTCGGGATGGGAGGTATTGGTAAAACAACTTTAGCTAAAGAAGTTTTCAATGATGCATCTATTCGATCTCATTTTGATGTCCGTGCTTGGGCTACTATATCTAGCCAATATAATGTAAAAGATATCTATGTAAGCCTTCTGCTttttacaaaagaaacaaaagatgagAGAGTTCACATGAAAGATGAGGCAATGCTAGCAGACATGCTACAGAAAAGTTTAAAGGGTAAGAGATATTTAATTGTCATGGATGACATGTGGAACAGTAAAGCATGGGATGATGTGAGACAATGCTTTCCAAGTGAAGATAAAGGCAGTCGAATATTGTTGACTACTCGTAACACTGAAGTAGCTTGTTATGCTGGTACAGGAAATCTTTCTTTGCAGATGGATTTTATGAATCCAGATGAGAGTTGGAAACTTTTTAAATGTACGGGCTTTGCAGATGTATCATTACCACATGAGTTCGAGACTATCGGGAAGCATATTGTAGACAAATGTCAAGGGCTGCCACTATCTATTATCGTGGTTGCTGGGCTTCTGTCCAAATCTAAGAGGACACTAGAAGATTGGAAAATTGTTGCTAGGGATGTAATGTCATTTGTCACAGATGATCCTGATAAACAATGTTTACATGTGCTTGGGTTGAGTTACAATCACTTGACCAATGATTTAAAAGCATGTCTTCTGTATTTTGGAATTTTTCCAGAAGACAGTGAGATTCCAGTGAAGAAACTAGTGAGTTTATGGATGGCTGAAGGGTTCCTGAAGTTGGAAAACGACTTACAAGGAGAGGCTGAGAAGTGTTTACAAGATCTCATCGATAGATGTCTAGTTCTTGTATGCAAGAAAAGTTTGGATGAAACAAAAATTAGATCATGTAAGGTTCATGATCTAGTATATGGTTTTTGCTTGAGAGAAGTTCAAAACGAAATATTTTTTTCCTTGAGACAGCTGGCACCTGGTAATCCGGACTATATTTACTCTGATCATTATAGGATCCTTTTTGTCCCTCAATTGATAACGCAGCAGACAGATGGTGACGACGAAAATTCGGGCAATCTAGTTCGTTCTATTTTCTCTTTGTACAGTACTTATTCAACTTTTATTCTCGAACCAGATATTATTCATTgcaattttctcaaaattttggacTTGAGTCCCATAACTCTTGATATTTTCCCTCCACCGATACTGTGCCTCAGTTTTTTGAGGTACCTAGTACTGTCCACCCGTGGTGGGAGGTTTGACATACCTCCAGAAATTTGCAGGTTATGGAGTCTACGAACATTCATTGTTGAAGGGTATCGTCCGACGTACGTACACTTTCCTGAACAAATTTGGGAACTGTGGCAATTAAGGCATCTCGGAGTGTATCAGTTTGATTTGCTAAATCCTCCAAGTATATCTGTTGATGAGGAGAGGTGCTTGGAATTTTCAAACATACACACTGTTTCTGGCTTGTGTGTAAGTAGTTGCACCGAGGAGGTTATTTCAGGGATTCGGAATGTTAAAAAATTAGGAATCTATGCAGATGAATATGAGTTTAAAACATTTCATGGATCTAAACTTTTTGACAATCTTGCCAATCTACATCAACTTGAAACATTGAGTCTTAAAATTTCAGTACCGCTGCAGACGAAGATTAATAAAGTGCCATTGACCATTCCAAGTGCAAAAGCTTTTCCAGCGACGCTCAAGAAGTTGAAGTTGGACAATACTTGTCTAAGGTGGGAGGACATGGATATCATAGGTGAGTTGCCTGACCTTGAGGTGCTGAAGCTAATGTTAAATGCTTGTTGTGGCCAAGAGTGGCATCCAATTGCAGGGGGTTTTACTCGGTTGAAGCTTTTGCTAATTAAGCATAATTATCATCTCaagtactggaaagccacaaatgACAATTTTCCTGTCCTTGAGCGCCTCGTGATCACATATTGCACTGAGTTGGAAGAGATGCCCATTGAGTTTGCAGATATGGACTCACTACAGCTAATTGAGTTAAGTTACTGTACAGCCCAACTTGAGGCTTCTGCTGCACGTATTCAACAAGAACAAGAAGACCTCGGAAACAAACCTGTGGATGTTCGTATCTCAGATACATACAATCCCT TGCTTTTGCAATTGCCTGCTACTTTTCAGCATTCCTGTTTACCATATCAGCCATTGAAAG tGAATTGGAAAATGCATAAGATGTTGACAGTAACATGTAATGAGAAAATGGAAACTATAGATTAA
- the LOC104218191 gene encoding putative late blight resistance protein homolog R1B-16 isoform X7: MTDLEAQIKEVAEAVEHTIQMTLTEALVANDEMQKEKAHGRLGDCLKQVAEDIDRVRKETKKIQDKGKKASNESLVLDSSTKDIPNLKNNMVGRDDERKRLLENLTRGFSGEPKVIPIVGMGGIGKTTLAKEVFNDASIRSHFDVRAWATISSQYNVKDIYVSLLLFTKETKDERVHMKDEAMLADMLQKSLKGKRYLIVMDDMWNSKAWDDVRQCFPSEDKGSRILLTTRNTEVACYAGTGNLSLQMDFMNPDESWKLFKCTGFADVSLPHEFETIGKHIVDKCQGLPLSIIVVAGLLSKSKRTLEDWKIVARDVMSFVTDDPDKQCLHVLGLSYNHLTNDLKACLLYFGIFPEDSEIPVKKLVSLWMAEGFLKLENDLQGEAEKCLQDLIDRCLVLVCKKSLDETKIRSCKVHDLVYGFCLREVQNEIFFSLRQLAPGNPDYIYSDHYRILFVPQLITQQTDGDDENSGNLVRSIFSLYSTYSTFILEPDIIHCNFLKILDLSPITLDIFPPPILCLSFLRYLVLSTRGGRFDIPPEICRLWSLRTFIVEGYRPTYVHFPEQIWELWQLRHLGVYQFDLLNPPSISVDEERCLEFSNIHTVSGLCVSSCTEEVISGIRNVKKLGIYADEYEFKTFHGSKLFDNLANLHQLETLSLKISVPLQTKINKVPLTIPSAKAFPATLKKLKLDNTCLRWEDMDIIGELPDLEVLKLMLNACCGQEWHPIAGGFTRLKLLLIKHNYHLKYWKATNDNFPVLERLVITYCTELEEMPIEFADMDSLQLIELSYCTAQLEASAARIQQEQEDLGNKPVDVRISDTYNPYSDDDDDDGNDYISLMLAACEE, encoded by the exons ATGACAGATTTGGAAGCACAGATAAAAGAAGTTGCAGAAGCTGTTGAACACACAATTCAAATGACACTGACTGAAGCTTTAGTGGCAAATGATGAAATGCAGAAAGAAAAGGCACATGGGAGGCTAGGTGATTGCCTAAAGCAAGTAGCAGAGGACATTGATCGTGTccggaaagaaacaaaaaagattcAAGATAAAGGCAAAAAAGCATCAAACGAATCTTTGGTTCTAGACAGTTCAACAAAAGATATCCCGAATTTGAAGAACAATATGGTGGGACGTGATGATGAAAGGAAAAGGTTGTTAGAAAATCTGACTAGAGGCTTCTCTGGTGAACCCAAAGTCATCCCAATTGTCGGGATGGGAGGTATTGGTAAAACAACTTTAGCTAAAGAAGTTTTCAATGATGCATCTATTCGATCTCATTTTGATGTCCGTGCTTGGGCTACTATATCTAGCCAATATAATGTAAAAGATATCTATGTAAGCCTTCTGCTttttacaaaagaaacaaaagatgagAGAGTTCACATGAAAGATGAGGCAATGCTAGCAGACATGCTACAGAAAAGTTTAAAGGGTAAGAGATATTTAATTGTCATGGATGACATGTGGAACAGTAAAGCATGGGATGATGTGAGACAATGCTTTCCAAGTGAAGATAAAGGCAGTCGAATATTGTTGACTACTCGTAACACTGAAGTAGCTTGTTATGCTGGTACAGGAAATCTTTCTTTGCAGATGGATTTTATGAATCCAGATGAGAGTTGGAAACTTTTTAAATGTACGGGCTTTGCAGATGTATCATTACCACATGAGTTCGAGACTATCGGGAAGCATATTGTAGACAAATGTCAAGGGCTGCCACTATCTATTATCGTGGTTGCTGGGCTTCTGTCCAAATCTAAGAGGACACTAGAAGATTGGAAAATTGTTGCTAGGGATGTAATGTCATTTGTCACAGATGATCCTGATAAACAATGTTTACATGTGCTTGGGTTGAGTTACAATCACTTGACCAATGATTTAAAAGCATGTCTTCTGTATTTTGGAATTTTTCCAGAAGACAGTGAGATTCCAGTGAAGAAACTAGTGAGTTTATGGATGGCTGAAGGGTTCCTGAAGTTGGAAAACGACTTACAAGGAGAGGCTGAGAAGTGTTTACAAGATCTCATCGATAGATGTCTAGTTCTTGTATGCAAGAAAAGTTTGGATGAAACAAAAATTAGATCATGTAAGGTTCATGATCTAGTATATGGTTTTTGCTTGAGAGAAGTTCAAAACGAAATATTTTTTTCCTTGAGACAGCTGGCACCTGGTAATCCGGACTATATTTACTCTGATCATTATAGGATCCTTTTTGTCCCTCAATTGATAACGCAGCAGACAGATGGTGACGACGAAAATTCGGGCAATCTAGTTCGTTCTATTTTCTCTTTGTACAGTACTTATTCAACTTTTATTCTCGAACCAGATATTATTCATTgcaattttctcaaaattttggacTTGAGTCCCATAACTCTTGATATTTTCCCTCCACCGATACTGTGCCTCAGTTTTTTGAGGTACCTAGTACTGTCCACCCGTGGTGGGAGGTTTGACATACCTCCAGAAATTTGCAGGTTATGGAGTCTACGAACATTCATTGTTGAAGGGTATCGTCCGACGTACGTACACTTTCCTGAACAAATTTGGGAACTGTGGCAATTAAGGCATCTCGGAGTGTATCAGTTTGATTTGCTAAATCCTCCAAGTATATCTGTTGATGAGGAGAGGTGCTTGGAATTTTCAAACATACACACTGTTTCTGGCTTGTGTGTAAGTAGTTGCACCGAGGAGGTTATTTCAGGGATTCGGAATGTTAAAAAATTAGGAATCTATGCAGATGAATATGAGTTTAAAACATTTCATGGATCTAAACTTTTTGACAATCTTGCCAATCTACATCAACTTGAAACATTGAGTCTTAAAATTTCAGTACCGCTGCAGACGAAGATTAATAAAGTGCCATTGACCATTCCAAGTGCAAAAGCTTTTCCAGCGACGCTCAAGAAGTTGAAGTTGGACAATACTTGTCTAAGGTGGGAGGACATGGATATCATAGGTGAGTTGCCTGACCTTGAGGTGCTGAAGCTAATGTTAAATGCTTGTTGTGGCCAAGAGTGGCATCCAATTGCAGGGGGTTTTACTCGGTTGAAGCTTTTGCTAATTAAGCATAATTATCATCTCaagtactggaaagccacaaatgACAATTTTCCTGTCCTTGAGCGCCTCGTGATCACATATTGCACTGAGTTGGAAGAGATGCCCATTGAGTTTGCAGATATGGACTCACTACAGCTAATTGAGTTAAGTTACTGTACAGCCCAACTTGAGGCTTCTGCTGCACGTATTCAACAAGAACAAGAAGACCTCGGAAACAAACCTGTGGATGTTCGTATCTCAGATACATACAATCCCT ATTCAGACGATGACGATGACGATGGAAATGATTATATTTCTCTGATGCTGGCGGCATGCGAAGAATAA
- the LOC104218191 gene encoding putative late blight resistance protein homolog R1B-16 isoform X1, giving the protein MTDLEAQIKEVAEAVEHTIQMTLTEALVANDEMQKEKAHGRLGDCLKQVAEDIDRVRKETKKIQDKGKKASNESLVLDSSTKDIPNLKNNMVGRDDERKRLLENLTRGFSGEPKVIPIVGMGGIGKTTLAKEVFNDASIRSHFDVRAWATISSQYNVKDIYVSLLLFTKETKDERVHMKDEAMLADMLQKSLKGKRYLIVMDDMWNSKAWDDVRQCFPSEDKGSRILLTTRNTEVACYAGTGNLSLQMDFMNPDESWKLFKCTGFADVSLPHEFETIGKHIVDKCQGLPLSIIVVAGLLSKSKRTLEDWKIVARDVMSFVTDDPDKQCLHVLGLSYNHLTNDLKACLLYFGIFPEDSEIPVKKLVSLWMAEGFLKLENDLQGEAEKCLQDLIDRCLVLVCKKSLDETKIRSCKVHDLVYGFCLREVQNEIFFSLRQLAPGNPDYIYSDHYRILFVPQLITQQTDGDDENSGNLVRSIFSLYSTYSTFILEPDIIHCNFLKILDLSPITLDIFPPPILCLSFLRYLVLSTRGGRFDIPPEICRLWSLRTFIVEGYRPTYVHFPEQIWELWQLRHLGVYQFDLLNPPSISVDEERCLEFSNIHTVSGLCVSSCTEEVISGIRNVKKLGIYADEYEFKTFHGSKLFDNLANLHQLETLSLKISVPLQTKINKVPLTIPSAKAFPATLKKLKLDNTCLRWEDMDIIGELPDLEVLKLMLNACCGQEWHPIAGGFTRLKLLLIKHNYHLKYWKATNDNFPVLERLVITYCTELEEMPIEFADMDSLQLIELSYCTAQLEASAARIQQEQEDLGNKPVDVRISDTYNPLLLQLPATFQHSCLPYQPLKDIDSPQLIELNDCFPGLKASAARIQQEQEDLGNKPVDVRIYNSPDSDDDDDDGNDYISLMLAACEE; this is encoded by the exons ATGACAGATTTGGAAGCACAGATAAAAGAAGTTGCAGAAGCTGTTGAACACACAATTCAAATGACACTGACTGAAGCTTTAGTGGCAAATGATGAAATGCAGAAAGAAAAGGCACATGGGAGGCTAGGTGATTGCCTAAAGCAAGTAGCAGAGGACATTGATCGTGTccggaaagaaacaaaaaagattcAAGATAAAGGCAAAAAAGCATCAAACGAATCTTTGGTTCTAGACAGTTCAACAAAAGATATCCCGAATTTGAAGAACAATATGGTGGGACGTGATGATGAAAGGAAAAGGTTGTTAGAAAATCTGACTAGAGGCTTCTCTGGTGAACCCAAAGTCATCCCAATTGTCGGGATGGGAGGTATTGGTAAAACAACTTTAGCTAAAGAAGTTTTCAATGATGCATCTATTCGATCTCATTTTGATGTCCGTGCTTGGGCTACTATATCTAGCCAATATAATGTAAAAGATATCTATGTAAGCCTTCTGCTttttacaaaagaaacaaaagatgagAGAGTTCACATGAAAGATGAGGCAATGCTAGCAGACATGCTACAGAAAAGTTTAAAGGGTAAGAGATATTTAATTGTCATGGATGACATGTGGAACAGTAAAGCATGGGATGATGTGAGACAATGCTTTCCAAGTGAAGATAAAGGCAGTCGAATATTGTTGACTACTCGTAACACTGAAGTAGCTTGTTATGCTGGTACAGGAAATCTTTCTTTGCAGATGGATTTTATGAATCCAGATGAGAGTTGGAAACTTTTTAAATGTACGGGCTTTGCAGATGTATCATTACCACATGAGTTCGAGACTATCGGGAAGCATATTGTAGACAAATGTCAAGGGCTGCCACTATCTATTATCGTGGTTGCTGGGCTTCTGTCCAAATCTAAGAGGACACTAGAAGATTGGAAAATTGTTGCTAGGGATGTAATGTCATTTGTCACAGATGATCCTGATAAACAATGTTTACATGTGCTTGGGTTGAGTTACAATCACTTGACCAATGATTTAAAAGCATGTCTTCTGTATTTTGGAATTTTTCCAGAAGACAGTGAGATTCCAGTGAAGAAACTAGTGAGTTTATGGATGGCTGAAGGGTTCCTGAAGTTGGAAAACGACTTACAAGGAGAGGCTGAGAAGTGTTTACAAGATCTCATCGATAGATGTCTAGTTCTTGTATGCAAGAAAAGTTTGGATGAAACAAAAATTAGATCATGTAAGGTTCATGATCTAGTATATGGTTTTTGCTTGAGAGAAGTTCAAAACGAAATATTTTTTTCCTTGAGACAGCTGGCACCTGGTAATCCGGACTATATTTACTCTGATCATTATAGGATCCTTTTTGTCCCTCAATTGATAACGCAGCAGACAGATGGTGACGACGAAAATTCGGGCAATCTAGTTCGTTCTATTTTCTCTTTGTACAGTACTTATTCAACTTTTATTCTCGAACCAGATATTATTCATTgcaattttctcaaaattttggacTTGAGTCCCATAACTCTTGATATTTTCCCTCCACCGATACTGTGCCTCAGTTTTTTGAGGTACCTAGTACTGTCCACCCGTGGTGGGAGGTTTGACATACCTCCAGAAATTTGCAGGTTATGGAGTCTACGAACATTCATTGTTGAAGGGTATCGTCCGACGTACGTACACTTTCCTGAACAAATTTGGGAACTGTGGCAATTAAGGCATCTCGGAGTGTATCAGTTTGATTTGCTAAATCCTCCAAGTATATCTGTTGATGAGGAGAGGTGCTTGGAATTTTCAAACATACACACTGTTTCTGGCTTGTGTGTAAGTAGTTGCACCGAGGAGGTTATTTCAGGGATTCGGAATGTTAAAAAATTAGGAATCTATGCAGATGAATATGAGTTTAAAACATTTCATGGATCTAAACTTTTTGACAATCTTGCCAATCTACATCAACTTGAAACATTGAGTCTTAAAATTTCAGTACCGCTGCAGACGAAGATTAATAAAGTGCCATTGACCATTCCAAGTGCAAAAGCTTTTCCAGCGACGCTCAAGAAGTTGAAGTTGGACAATACTTGTCTAAGGTGGGAGGACATGGATATCATAGGTGAGTTGCCTGACCTTGAGGTGCTGAAGCTAATGTTAAATGCTTGTTGTGGCCAAGAGTGGCATCCAATTGCAGGGGGTTTTACTCGGTTGAAGCTTTTGCTAATTAAGCATAATTATCATCTCaagtactggaaagccacaaatgACAATTTTCCTGTCCTTGAGCGCCTCGTGATCACATATTGCACTGAGTTGGAAGAGATGCCCATTGAGTTTGCAGATATGGACTCACTACAGCTAATTGAGTTAAGTTACTGTACAGCCCAACTTGAGGCTTCTGCTGCACGTATTCAACAAGAACAAGAAGACCTCGGAAACAAACCTGTGGATGTTCGTATCTCAGATACATACAATCCCT TGCTTTTGCAATTGCCTGCTACTTTTCAGCATTCCTGTTTACCATATCAGCCATTGAAAG atATTGACTCACCACAGCTAATTGAGTTAAATGACTGTTTTCCTGGACTCAAGGCTTCTGCTGCACGAATTCAACAAGAACAAGAAGACCTCGGAAACAAACCTGTGGATGTTCGTATCTATAATTCTCCAG ATTCAGACGATGACGATGACGATGGAAATGATTATATTTCTCTGATGCTGGCGGCATGCGAAGAATAA
- the LOC104218191 gene encoding putative late blight resistance protein homolog R1B-16 isoform X2 codes for MTDLEAQIKEVAEAVEHTIQMTLTEALVANDEMQKEKAHGRLGDCLKQVAEDIDRVRKETKKIQDKGKKASNESLVLDSSTKDIPNLKNNMVGRDDERKRLLENLTRGFSGEPKVIPIVGMGGIGKTTLAKEVFNDASIRSHFDVRAWATISSQYNVKDIYVSLLLFTKETKDERVHMKDEAMLADMLQKSLKGKRYLIVMDDMWNSKAWDDVRQCFPSEDKGSRILLTTRNTEVACYAGTGNLSLQMDFMNPDESWKLFKCTGFADVSLPHEFETIGKHIVDKCQGLPLSIIVVAGLLSKSKRTLEDWKIVARDVMSFVTDDPDKQCLHVLGLSYNHLTNDLKACLLYFGIFPEDSEIPVKKLVSLWMAEGFLKLENDLQGEAEKCLQDLIDRCLVLVCKKSLDETKIRSCKVHDLVYGFCLREVQNEIFFSLRQLAPGNPDYIYSDHYRILFVPQLITQQTDGDDENSGNLVRSIFSLYSTYSTFILEPDIIHCNFLKILDLSPITLDIFPPPILCLSFLRYLVLSTRGGRFDIPPEICRLWSLRTFIVEGYRPTYVHFPEQIWELWQLRHLGVYQFDLLNPPSISVDEERCLEFSNIHTVSGLCVSSCTEEVISGIRNVKKLGIYADEYEFKTFHGSKLFDNLANLHQLETLSLKISVPLQTKINKVPLTIPSAKAFPATLKKLKLDNTCLRWEDMDIIGELPDLEVLKLMLNACCGQEWHPIAGGFTRLKLLLIKHNYHLKYWKATNDNFPVLERLVITYCTELEEMPIEFADMDSLQLIELSYCTAQLEASAARIQQEQEDLGNKPVDVRISDTYNPYIDSPQLIELNDCFPGLKASAARIQQEQEDLGNKPVDVRIYNSPDSDDDDDDGNDYISLMLAACEE; via the exons ATGACAGATTTGGAAGCACAGATAAAAGAAGTTGCAGAAGCTGTTGAACACACAATTCAAATGACACTGACTGAAGCTTTAGTGGCAAATGATGAAATGCAGAAAGAAAAGGCACATGGGAGGCTAGGTGATTGCCTAAAGCAAGTAGCAGAGGACATTGATCGTGTccggaaagaaacaaaaaagattcAAGATAAAGGCAAAAAAGCATCAAACGAATCTTTGGTTCTAGACAGTTCAACAAAAGATATCCCGAATTTGAAGAACAATATGGTGGGACGTGATGATGAAAGGAAAAGGTTGTTAGAAAATCTGACTAGAGGCTTCTCTGGTGAACCCAAAGTCATCCCAATTGTCGGGATGGGAGGTATTGGTAAAACAACTTTAGCTAAAGAAGTTTTCAATGATGCATCTATTCGATCTCATTTTGATGTCCGTGCTTGGGCTACTATATCTAGCCAATATAATGTAAAAGATATCTATGTAAGCCTTCTGCTttttacaaaagaaacaaaagatgagAGAGTTCACATGAAAGATGAGGCAATGCTAGCAGACATGCTACAGAAAAGTTTAAAGGGTAAGAGATATTTAATTGTCATGGATGACATGTGGAACAGTAAAGCATGGGATGATGTGAGACAATGCTTTCCAAGTGAAGATAAAGGCAGTCGAATATTGTTGACTACTCGTAACACTGAAGTAGCTTGTTATGCTGGTACAGGAAATCTTTCTTTGCAGATGGATTTTATGAATCCAGATGAGAGTTGGAAACTTTTTAAATGTACGGGCTTTGCAGATGTATCATTACCACATGAGTTCGAGACTATCGGGAAGCATATTGTAGACAAATGTCAAGGGCTGCCACTATCTATTATCGTGGTTGCTGGGCTTCTGTCCAAATCTAAGAGGACACTAGAAGATTGGAAAATTGTTGCTAGGGATGTAATGTCATTTGTCACAGATGATCCTGATAAACAATGTTTACATGTGCTTGGGTTGAGTTACAATCACTTGACCAATGATTTAAAAGCATGTCTTCTGTATTTTGGAATTTTTCCAGAAGACAGTGAGATTCCAGTGAAGAAACTAGTGAGTTTATGGATGGCTGAAGGGTTCCTGAAGTTGGAAAACGACTTACAAGGAGAGGCTGAGAAGTGTTTACAAGATCTCATCGATAGATGTCTAGTTCTTGTATGCAAGAAAAGTTTGGATGAAACAAAAATTAGATCATGTAAGGTTCATGATCTAGTATATGGTTTTTGCTTGAGAGAAGTTCAAAACGAAATATTTTTTTCCTTGAGACAGCTGGCACCTGGTAATCCGGACTATATTTACTCTGATCATTATAGGATCCTTTTTGTCCCTCAATTGATAACGCAGCAGACAGATGGTGACGACGAAAATTCGGGCAATCTAGTTCGTTCTATTTTCTCTTTGTACAGTACTTATTCAACTTTTATTCTCGAACCAGATATTATTCATTgcaattttctcaaaattttggacTTGAGTCCCATAACTCTTGATATTTTCCCTCCACCGATACTGTGCCTCAGTTTTTTGAGGTACCTAGTACTGTCCACCCGTGGTGGGAGGTTTGACATACCTCCAGAAATTTGCAGGTTATGGAGTCTACGAACATTCATTGTTGAAGGGTATCGTCCGACGTACGTACACTTTCCTGAACAAATTTGGGAACTGTGGCAATTAAGGCATCTCGGAGTGTATCAGTTTGATTTGCTAAATCCTCCAAGTATATCTGTTGATGAGGAGAGGTGCTTGGAATTTTCAAACATACACACTGTTTCTGGCTTGTGTGTAAGTAGTTGCACCGAGGAGGTTATTTCAGGGATTCGGAATGTTAAAAAATTAGGAATCTATGCAGATGAATATGAGTTTAAAACATTTCATGGATCTAAACTTTTTGACAATCTTGCCAATCTACATCAACTTGAAACATTGAGTCTTAAAATTTCAGTACCGCTGCAGACGAAGATTAATAAAGTGCCATTGACCATTCCAAGTGCAAAAGCTTTTCCAGCGACGCTCAAGAAGTTGAAGTTGGACAATACTTGTCTAAGGTGGGAGGACATGGATATCATAGGTGAGTTGCCTGACCTTGAGGTGCTGAAGCTAATGTTAAATGCTTGTTGTGGCCAAGAGTGGCATCCAATTGCAGGGGGTTTTACTCGGTTGAAGCTTTTGCTAATTAAGCATAATTATCATCTCaagtactggaaagccacaaatgACAATTTTCCTGTCCTTGAGCGCCTCGTGATCACATATTGCACTGAGTTGGAAGAGATGCCCATTGAGTTTGCAGATATGGACTCACTACAGCTAATTGAGTTAAGTTACTGTACAGCCCAACTTGAGGCTTCTGCTGCACGTATTCAACAAGAACAAGAAGACCTCGGAAACAAACCTGTGGATGTTCGTATCTCAGATACATACAATCCCT atATTGACTCACCACAGCTAATTGAGTTAAATGACTGTTTTCCTGGACTCAAGGCTTCTGCTGCACGAATTCAACAAGAACAAGAAGACCTCGGAAACAAACCTGTGGATGTTCGTATCTATAATTCTCCAG ATTCAGACGATGACGATGACGATGGAAATGATTATATTTCTCTGATGCTGGCGGCATGCGAAGAATAA